The sequence GTGGCACTGATCTTTGCAATTCCCTGGGATGCACTATTGCTTTGTTTCACTGTTTCAGTAGGGAGGAGCAGTTTCAAGTGTTGCTACATGGTCCTGACCTCCATAATGTCTCCCAGTTGATGGAACAAGGAGCCAATGGAAGGACACTGTCAGTAACCAAGTATGACTAATTCAACTACTCATTGAGAGAAACTGGGGGAATAAACACAATGTGGATTTTCAGAACCACTGGACTCATTTTAACATGGAATCAGTCTAACGCACTGTTTCACACTTGATATCCCCAAGCCCCCACTCTGCTTAATGGCCACAGTTGCTCTGGAGTTCCCAGGAATTAATACCATTTCAGAACCAGCGCCCAGTATTCCTTTTCCAAAATCTGAGTGTTCCCCTTTTCCCCAGTATAAAGTCATCCAAGCCAAAGGTCTTGTTTTTCTTTGGGAATGCTAAGAAGCTGACTTATAGTACACATTTGTAACAGTGTTGCATGGACCTCCCTTAGGGCACCCTGACTTTCCTTCATTCAAGGGATCTGAGTCTGTGAAGTGGCTTAGCTCTGAAAATTGTGTGAGAAGCCATAACAATACAGATTAAGTCGGACTTCAGTCCATTGCCCAACCACAACAGCCTTCCAGACATCATGATCACTTAGTTGCTGACAGAGATCTCTGAGATTATGTCTCAACACTGCTGCTCGTTGCAGCAGCTACATAAACCTTATATTTGGGTTTTAATCTCTGCTGCTTGGCCTACAAGACTTTGGGAATCTCGTCGTCCCCACTGAAATCAGAAAGTCCATGTCAATGTCAGAATCTCCCACTGTCATTGCTGGACAGCAGATGACAAGCATCACAGGTAGTTTTATAAGATGCCAGGGTTCCACTCAAGAATATATTTCCAGCGTCTTAGTATAGAGTATGCTCTGGACTTTGGTGAAATACACAGTGTTGGGGTGGGTTATGGGTTATGATAATAAATTAGATCCAATATTACTATTTTCCTAGGGCTTTGGATTTCTTCCTCTACAATTTATAGAAATTTGCCCTCTAATCTTCCTTGAATGCATCCACTGCTGAGGCTGGTTGCTATTGCTTCTGCTGGGGGAGGCTCAGTAGGATATGGGAGTTTAGGGTGTTCTAAATCCATATAAGTGTCTCTAGACCTGTACTCAGAATATCACTTAGGTGTCAAAGATAGACCAAACTGTGACATTCAACTAAGACATCTGGCAGGACTGTGACTTCATCTTGCAATGTAATTCCACAATCTGGAAGATCAGAAAGAGATGTCAGAGAGAAGAGATTTCTTTTAGGGAAGGTGTGCAGAGTCTCTGCTTTACTGAGTGTGATTTCAGCTGAAACACTAAAAACTTGagaacataatttttctttcagtaaactTTCAAGTGCAGTCAATGCTTGAACTCATCATTTTTGCTGTAATGTTTTGTTACAACAGCTACTTGGTCTCTCAAAACTCTCCCTTATTAGGGAtgattacaaattttaaatttaataattgtTTTGCTATTACATTTCATGCATTAACAGGTCCCATTTTACATTGGCAATAAGGCCATCACTATACTTAAATCTAACCAAGTCAGTTATCTAATTCCAACATGTGTCTTAAGTGGTCTCCTTTCTGAGAACTCCTTCTAGACTTTATTCTCTATCTATCATGGCTTTGTTAGAATATCGACACTGCTATCAGTATCACAATAGAAATAGATTAAGAATATGGAGTTTGAGATATACAACTTTGAGAGTGCAGGGGTGAAGAGAAGGCACCGATAATTCCAGCTGCCTACATCATTGAAGTGGTAGTTCTCGGAAGGACAACCAGACGCATCGAAAGCCACATGTTTGTCAATGTCCATATGAATGCCCACGGTGGCTCAGAGAAAATAAtggctttccttcatttctgcccTCTCAATCTTGTGAGAGTCTCTCTGTGGCGTAGTTTCATCTGGCAAGGTGCTGTGGGAAATGTGTCTCCCTGACTCGCCTTTCAGGAACAAGGCAGGGATGACTCAGTGTTGAAAACAGACAATTTTGCTCATTCGTTTTGTAGTTATTTTATCTTCCTATATTGGGGCAACGACTGACCCAGCTATTTAATTGATCACCTAGTACCATAGTCCACATGTTTTCAATTTAAGATTGGAGAATAAGGCTATTTGATTCTTGGAATCCCAACATTGTAAGTCCGTTATGATTTGGCATACACTCACCTCTTGACGTCCCTTTTCTTTCATGCATCCTTGTGTGGACCACACTTCACAGCCTTACTAAACTACCTGCATTTCTCCAATTGTAATAGGAGCGTCCCTCTGTCTGTTCCTTTGGCCTAGAGTGAGATTTCCTCCTTTGTTTGGCCAAACTCTACTCCCCTTTCAGCACTCATATCGGAGTCCACCTATTGTTTGAAAACTCCCCAGGTCTCACATCTAGGCAACTAGTTTATCTCCCCATTGACCTTTGCCAGAGTTCTTTGTACATGTCTGTGAGATGTGCAGTTGTGTTGTTTTATAACTGCTTATGTATTCATTTCTCCCACTTGACTCAGAGCCTCTCTGAGTAGAGAACTTACCTTGTTTATCTTTGTACACAAAGTAGGAAGCATAGAATCTGCCAAGTTGTAATGCTTCTTtgattctttatctttttcaccGGAGTCAACTATTGTGGTAGAGATTCTGGATCTCCAGTACTTTTAACTGTGTCATTCAGATCCACCTGTGACAACATGACCCGGGACCAGTGAGGGCATATATGCACACTTCTATGTTCATGAACAATGTTGGCATTTGATATTTGTAACCTGGTGCTAATGGATTTTTTTCTCGCTCTCACTCTCCTTTTAGGGTCTGTTTGTTGAACTATTGGGAATCACCCATTTTATGAACGTTATAACGTTCTTTATGTGGTTTCAAGAAGTTCCACCCACATCTGATGAAAATGTCACTGTGACGGACACAAGTTTCAACAACGTTCCTGTCCGTATGTATGTACCAAAACGAGAGTCAGAGACACTAAGAAggggtttattttttattcatggTGGTGGTTGGTTCTCGGGGAGTGCTGGTATGTGCCCATTGTTGAAAATTTTAGTTTCTCATATAGCTTACATTTTATTAAGATGTTGCCTCCAACATATCAAGAAGATATATCTGTTAAACATTGTCACAGAAAACAGAACACTTTAGCTGtctgaaatttatttctttggagGTATGTTAGTCTAtaggaattattttaaatctctttctgaAAGGGAATAATCAATACCAACAGCTGTAGCAAATCTCAGGTAAGAAGAAGAAGTGTTTCATGAACTTAGAAACGTATTGTTAAATGCAGAAATGATGAAATGTTGTAATGAAAACCAAAATGAAGCGAGTGGAATAGTGGAtatgaaatgaggaaatggagatgcTTACTCCAGTCTTTCCCTAAGCTTAGATATGAAGCAAATGAGAAGAAAGGTGTTAGATAGAAAAGAAGTACAGAGTTGGgtaaaggtatttttatttttatttgacataAAATACGTATACTTTCAatttactttatgtattttctataaatagatctaatatataatattttatcaaatatataattttactttatgtaacataaaattatattttatttatctataaacatatttcatattacatatattttaaatttatatatggGCAGTCTATGACCATGTTTATAAGCTGAAGGTAAAGATGGCAGTTAAAAGCAGCGCACTGAGGcaacggggcggggcggggctgcagGGGGATGAGGTTTGCCTGACCTAGAGGATCTGGGAGGCAACTGGATTCACTGCAGAGGGGAAGTGTTGGCAACACGCGGGAGAAGGAACCCAGCTTTTCCTCTGGACTCGAGGAGAAGAGGTGTTGATAGGCATTGGTGTAggttggaaatgtaaattggagCAATAAAGGCTATGATCCTGTCTATCATTTTCTATAAATTCAGGCAGCACAGTCATCAGCTGGCAATGAAGTGATGTTTCTAAGACAAAACCTGACTATGCCATGATTCAGTTAGTTCTCAAGTCCCTACTGCCCAAGGCACTTCTTTAGAAAGCTATCCATCAAAGTACCCATGAAGAACAGGACTATGCCTACCAAGGTAAAGGAGCTAAGTACCAGCAAGCTCTGGAACACAATAGTATTTGCCTCATGCTTTCTATTTCAATATtaaatagaaacacaaaaatgtgTGCTCTCATTCAAAATATAAGCATGACTTTATATAGTaagtgttaaataaaaatttaaagcttAATCTGTATTTGACAATTTAAGATTATTCAGCACCTGACTTTGGAAGCATCACAAGGTAATCTCTACTCCCCTTTTTGCGGCCCACATGACACAACCTTTGTGACAACCTCATATCCTGATACTTCTCCTTTAGCACTTTATGATTTCTCCCTCTTCTTGTTACTAGCAAAAGCTATTTTATctacttaaaattttcttatataCAAAACGGAGCACTTACCCAAGCCCAATAGCAAACATGTGTGACCCATCCCCACCCCGTATACATGGTCAAAAAACTCCAGAAAACACCTTCCTTCTTGTCTGCCTGGAAAATATGAATACGGAAATCATGTCTCCgctgtctcttcttcctctttactCTTCTTTATCTTCCCCTGGcagttttgatgaagtctaatacTCTTGCCATGCAGCTCTTTCTGTATCCCTCCATTAAAGCAATTACTATTTTGCattattgctttttgtttgtatgcctgcccctccctgcccctgttTCCAGTAGACTGTACTTCCTGAAAGTCAGGCCGTTCATGTTTATGTGTTTGTACTTTCAACACCTAATGCCTGCTGAATGAAGGGAGAAGAGATTAATGTTAAAGAGAATGAAGTTGGTTTAAATTATCCAGTGTGAAAATGGGGGGAAGGACAGGAGAGCAGACAACATGCATTAAAAGATCACTGAGTGAAGGATTCACATTCCATAACGATGATGCAATATTAGACATATTTTCCCCCGAACATTTCAGTGAGGAACAAGGTGTCGTAGTTGGCTTTCTGCTGAAGGAAACACCCATCGAATCACTTGTCagtctctgattttattttcttttatctctgctTGGTTTAGTTATGACCTTCTGTCAAGACGGACGGCTGACAGACTTGATGCTGTTGTCATTTCAACCAAGTAAGAGCACTGTTGGTTTGCTTGGGTTTTGGCCAGCTGCCTAATATAGTAAAATGTTCTCAGCTGTCTTGCTCACTCCTGGGTTATGCCAGGAGTGTCTCAAATGAAACAGAGACGGTGAGAATAGAGAAAGTAAGCTTGAGTATGACCAGAAAAGGAGTCAGAGAGAAAAGAGTTGTGTAGTTAGGTCAAGCATGGATCAAAAACAGGAAGTCAAGAAATTGttagaataaaattaaactattGCATCTTATGGACAAATGACCTCCGCTGGATTTCTAGCCTACTCCTAATTAACAGAGTGAATAAGAAGGAGAGCTTTGTAGTCAGGGAATCCAGTTCAAAGCCTCATTCTAGAATTAATTAAATGACTTTGTGCCAGTTAAATATCATTttagctcagttttctcatatgtaaactGGGAGTCATATAATATTTTCTATATCATAGAGTTGTTTAGAGGTTTAGgtgataaaatacatttaaagcaaTTAGTATAGTATATTTTTGGTATAATTCATCATTAAAAGCAATTAAGCATCAAATAACATATAGGAATTCAGGCAAAAGCTATTTCCAAAAAgtattctaggggctggcctagtggtatagtggttaagttcatgcgctacGCCTTGggggccctgggtttgcaggttcagatcctgggtgtggtccaccgctcatcaagccatgctgtggtggcattctatatacaaagtagagggaaattggcacagatgttagcttagggaccatcttcctcaccaaaaagaaaaaaatggcgcTCTagatcaataattaataatagaatATAAACCCAATGGGAAtgaacagaaaaatgaagaaactatgaCAAAAAACAAACCAGTAACTACATGTGAACTTGATCATTAGATTAAATTGGAATGGAATAAGTCCTAAGATTTGCTTGCTATTTATTGTTTACTAATAAAGTATAgtaattacaaagaaaataacatCTGGGGAAGTTTATTTAGGGGAAATTATtacctgggttttctttttttttccttaagcctAATCCAAGTTTTGCATTCAAGCCTTTACTTGTGTAAAAATGACTTTCATAAATGCCTTCACATCAAGCATTGACATAAGGATAAAGTCTGTCTTTGAATTTGTAATGGCTCAAAATATCAGGTTTGCTAAAGCaaaattttacttttgattttagGGTTAgagctgcacacacacacatttttttattaaaaataattgactTGAAGAACATTGTTGTTCTGCCCACAGCTACAGACTGGCGCCTAAACATCACTTTCCAAATCAATTTGAAGATGTATATAATGCGACAAGGTGGTTCTTACGCCAAGATGTGCTTGATGAGTGCGGTGTAGATCCCGAGAGAGTCGGTATTTCTGGGACGAGCTCCGGAGGGAACTTAGCCGCAGCAGTGGCTCAACAGGTATGGTGCtcaaatttgtttcattttctgaaaatatcctgtacttaaatatatttatttcaaatgttaaaatatCAATGCCATTATGTCATTATATTAATGTATTAGAGATCATGGATACATAGAGATTAATATGAAAGCACTTTTATGTGCCTGCTGCTTTTATTCTTACCTCCTGCCAGagtgtttttaataaaatgataacATCCCCTTTGTAAGTCATTagtttaaacaaaattaatatggTCAGCtaagtatcacactgttttgttATATTAATGGATCTATTTGTGAAATCAATCAATGACACCAATCACCGTAACTAGAGAATCAGATGATTTTAGTATTCTTCAGTAGAATAAGCTAAAATTTGCATGAAAACTGTTGTTATCAGAATAATCAAATTGCCCATAGACAAAAATTTTAGCAGATTCACAGATATCGTTTACTTGTGGAAGGAATTATAATTTTCAGATATCAATTTTCATCCTATTTCTATGACATCTAGCTAAAACTGGACACTTAGTTACCAGTTTAACATGGTACGTAATTATAATTAGTCTAATAGATTATGAGTAAAATTGGTTTTGATACTGGTTATCTGACTTAAGAAATAAGCCAGGCACTAATAGATTAGAACAATGTGGCTATAGGAAAAACTTCCTTAGAGATTTGCAAGTGAATGTCTTCAATTTAATAATTGACTCTAATCACAAATATTGCACATTAACTTGTGCAATGAAACAAAACTTGCTTTGATTTTATTATTCActtttatacacattttaaagtatataagcTTTGGCTTCCAGTACCTTTAAGATAACCTTCTCATGATTTCTAGCCAAAGGAAAGATGTGAATTCTGTGATTTGTTCTAAATATACTGCAGAGCAGATATCTGCTACTTTCCAGAAATTGAGTTCCATGTTCCCTACTCATTGTTGCTCCGAGAGGCATATTGATGAATACAAAGAACACACATCAGGAGACAACACAGATTTTTGGAGCTGAAGGAATGTCTAACTGCGACCTTGGACAAACCTAATCTCCTCAAGcatcagagttttttttttttttttactgtattgcATAATAAGCCCTTCCTCTTATGTAGGTCAGGCCAACTAATTCTGACCCATAATTATTAGAAATCTGGATAAAGTATTCTGGAAAGCATCAATGAGCTAAGAAGATATGAAAAATTGCCAGgccaaaggtttttttttatactttttgtttttggaaaggaagattggccctgagctaacatttgttgccaatcttcctctttttgtttctccctaaagccccagtgcatagttgcatatcctagttgttagcattctagctcttctatgtgggatgccaccacagcatggcttgatgagtggtgtgtaggttggtgcccaggatccgaactggtgaaccccaggccgtcaaagcagagtgtgtgaacttaaccactcagccatggagccagtcccccgaaatgtttaaaaaactagaaacaaaaccCTACAACAATAAACCCAGGACTCAATGACCTCTCCACCCTAAAGGCATCAAAAGGATTCTGTTCAATCAAGGTGAGCTCTGGAAGCTTTTCTCTGGGCTAGAGAGTTGAAGTCAAATTCCAGGGCCCTCCAAATATGGGGACACACATGCATCCAATTAACAGGAACATTTTACTACACCTCAAATATATGCATGTTAATTTGTAGATAAATTTGTCTTAATGCACTAGTGTAATTTGAATATTTAGAACacataaatgttaaaatgaattAGACTTTTGCCCAAGATTCATCTGTTTAATGTCAGAGCCAAATTAGAATTCCTAGTTACATGATCTTTCCCTTAAATAGGAATGTCTGTTGGTATAATAATATATGTACGTAaactttttgcttaaaaagaatCAGTTTCCTCTGATTGCCGTTCTTGGTCGGGAGAGTAGATCACAGAGCAGACgtcctctctcccactccccatGAGGAAAGTTGTACACATCACTTGGTCTACATTCACGGTATTTAAGTATAGACACCCAATCTTAGATATAATATTGAAAATTGGAGAGTTTTTTGAGACatatttcttgttgtttttgATTATCTTTTTGAGATTCCGAATTTACCTCATGTAAAcctattgtttttaaatgaaaaaatatatttctaaatgaaaactATTCTTTGAGCAACTTATGTTAAATTGTTTTCAGCTCCTAGATGACCCAGATGTCAAGATCAAACTCAGGACCCAGTCTTTAATGTATCCTGCCCTTCAGTCTCTTGATATGGACTTGCCATCATATCGGGAAAACGCACATTTTCCGCCTCTGTCCAGATCATTCGGGGTCAGGATCTTGAGTGAATACTTTACCACAGACAGATCACTTGAAAAAGCCATGCTCTTCAATCAGCACGTACCAGTGGAATCAAGCCATCTGTTCCAGTATGTTAATTGGAGTTCTTTGCTCCCTGAGAAGTTTAAGAAAGGGCAATTTTATAACAGTCCAACTCTTGGTAGCTCTCAGTTGGCTAAAAAAATATCCAGGGTTTCTAGACGTGAGGGCATCCCCCTTGTTGGCTGATGACAGAAAGTTGCATCGTTTACCCTTGACCTACATCATCACCTGTCAGCATGACGTGTTAAGAGACGATGGATTCATGTATGCCTCCCGACTTTGGAACGCTGGAGTTAGGGTGACCCATAACCACGTTGAGGACGGATTCCACAGAATACTTTCCTATCATGAATTTAAAATTGGACATAGAACACAAAATCAGTATTTGAACTGGCTAAGTGAAAATCTGTAGTAAAAATCTGAGCAGTGGTTCATAAAAATACACAAACCTCAAGATAGGAAACAAATTAGTGAGAATCAAAGGGTGTTTGAATTGCTGTGTATCCCCGTGACCTTTCTAAGTTCCTCATAGCTATAGCgttgttggtttatttttttaactcagcGGTTTCTCCTCTATTCCTTATTCTGTGTTGTTTATTCACTTCTATACCTTAGAAAATATCTACTTtcccacatatttttttcttgctattgttactccttttttctgtctctaaTTTACAGCCCTAGTTTTTCGATTGCCTGGTAATATTGCTGTTGAGAAGACAGTTTTGAACAAACATGTCTGGCTCGTGAAGTCCCAGAACTTCAATTAGTGCGATGTGGAGCCTCCAGATGCCGCCTGGTGGGCACTAACATGAGTTGTGTGCTAACTCTTCTTCAAAGCGTTTGCCTCAGTATAATGTCTAGCACTATAAAATTCACTTCTTAATGCAAACCTGTGCTACGAAACAAAAATAATGCCAGTGATCTCTCAGGTACTTTAGGGAAAAGCAGCTCTATTCTTGTGAGCAATTAGGAACACTGAAGTGGGAGGCGGTACCTCCAC is a genomic window of Equus asinus isolate D_3611 breed Donkey chromosome 21, EquAss-T2T_v2, whole genome shotgun sequence containing:
- the LOC106836595 gene encoding LOW QUALITY PROTEIN: arylacetamide deacetylase-like (The sequence of the model RefSeq protein was modified relative to this genomic sequence to represent the inferred CDS: deleted 1 base in 1 codon), which translates into the protein MGRKTILLLTMGILGAYYVYTPLPDNIEEPWRLVWVDTVSRSIRNLGLFVELLGITHFMNVITFFMWFQEVPPTSDENVTVTDTSFNNVPVRIYDLLSRRTADRLDAVVISTNYRLAPKHHFPNQFEDVYNATRWFLRQDVLDECGVDPERVGISGTSSGGNLAAAVAQQLLDDPDVKIKLRTQSLMYPALQSLDMDLPSYRENAHFPPLSRSFGVRILSEYFTTDRSLEKAMLFNQHVPVESSHLFQYVNWSSLLPEKFKKGQFYNSPTLGSSQLAKKYPGFLDVRASPLLADDRKLHRLPLTYIITCQHDVLRDDGFMYASRLWNAGVRVTHNHVEDGFHRILSYHEFKIGHRTQNQYLNWLSENL